One part of the Bradyrhizobium sp. CB1650 genome encodes these proteins:
- a CDS encoding transporter substrate-binding domain-containing protein, with protein sequence MNRRDALTTVALAGAAIAASSSAKADTAPASTLDRIKKSGVLRIAVIAGQDPYFHKDLATNQWSGACVEMANDIAGKLGAKVEMLESTWGNQILDLQAEKIDLAFAVNPTPERALVIDFSSPILVHSFTVITKKGFAKPQTWAELNKPEVKIAVDIGSTHETIARRYCPKATILGFKERNEAILAVSTGRADCNVSLAVLSIATLKKNPALGELAVPRPLLTLPTNLGIRAEPDRRYKDFLSAWADYNRSLGQTREWMLKGFEAVGLTADDIPGEVQF encoded by the coding sequence ATGAATCGCAGGGACGCACTCACCACCGTTGCGCTGGCCGGCGCCGCGATTGCCGCGAGCAGTTCGGCCAAGGCCGACACCGCACCGGCCTCCACGCTCGACCGCATCAAGAAGAGCGGCGTACTGCGCATCGCGGTCATCGCCGGCCAGGATCCCTACTTCCACAAGGACCTCGCCACCAATCAATGGTCAGGCGCCTGCGTCGAGATGGCCAACGACATCGCCGGCAAGCTCGGCGCAAAAGTCGAGATGCTGGAGTCGACCTGGGGCAACCAGATCCTCGATCTTCAGGCCGAGAAGATCGACCTTGCCTTTGCCGTGAATCCAACGCCCGAGCGCGCACTGGTTATCGACTTCTCCTCGCCCATCCTGGTGCACTCCTTCACTGTCATCACCAAGAAGGGTTTTGCCAAGCCGCAGACCTGGGCCGAACTCAACAAGCCCGAGGTCAAGATCGCCGTCGACATCGGCTCGACGCATGAGACGATCGCGCGGCGCTACTGTCCGAAGGCGACGATCCTCGGCTTCAAGGAGCGTAACGAAGCGATCCTTGCAGTGTCCACCGGACGCGCAGACTGCAACGTATCGCTCGCTGTGCTCTCGATTGCGACCTTGAAAAAGAACCCGGCGCTCGGCGAGCTCGCGGTGCCGCGGCCGCTGCTCACGCTGCCGACGAATCTGGGCATTCGCGCCGAGCCCGATCGCCGCTACAAGGACTTCCTCAGCGCCTGGGCCGACTATAACCGCTCGCTCGGCCAGACCCGCGAGTGGATGCTCAAGGGCTTTGAAGCGGTCGGCCTCACCGCCGACGACATCCCGGGTGAAGTGCAGTTCTGA
- a CDS encoding NAD(P)-dependent oxidoreductase has product MRALFVDANDSLAAVAEKLLRADNLSVDINRNPAITPGDLPRLLEGVEIMIVDHTAVPTAIAAKCAKLKHVVFLGTGARSYMNPEELSQHGIAVHTIKGYGDTAVAECAIALMWASAKSFGEMDRGMREGNWLRRDAVQLTGKTLGLIGFGGIAAEAARMAAGCGMKVIAWNRTPKTHPGVEFVPLEKLLADSHVVSLHLLLNDETKGFLSRERIAMMRPGSILINTARGAVVDEDAMLEALRSGHIAHAGLDVFTIEPLPAGHPLTKLPNVTLSAHSAFRTPEASDNLIGAALDHCRRIIASGR; this is encoded by the coding sequence GTGCGTGCCCTGTTCGTCGATGCCAACGATAGCCTTGCCGCCGTCGCAGAAAAGCTGCTGCGGGCCGACAATCTGTCCGTCGATATTAACCGCAACCCGGCGATAACACCCGGCGACCTGCCGCGCCTGCTCGAGGGCGTGGAGATCATGATCGTCGACCACACCGCGGTGCCGACCGCGATCGCCGCCAAATGCGCCAAGCTGAAGCATGTCGTCTTCCTCGGCACCGGCGCGCGCAGCTACATGAATCCGGAGGAGCTGAGCCAGCACGGCATCGCGGTTCACACCATCAAGGGTTATGGCGACACCGCGGTCGCCGAATGCGCGATCGCCTTGATGTGGGCCTCCGCCAAAAGCTTTGGCGAGATGGATCGCGGCATGCGCGAGGGCAACTGGCTGCGCCGCGATGCGGTCCAGCTCACCGGCAAGACGCTCGGCCTGATCGGCTTCGGCGGCATTGCCGCGGAAGCCGCGCGCATGGCGGCCGGCTGCGGCATGAAGGTGATCGCCTGGAACAGGACGCCGAAGACGCATCCGGGCGTCGAGTTCGTCCCGCTGGAAAAACTGCTCGCGGACAGCCACGTCGTCTCGCTGCATCTGTTGCTCAACGACGAGACCAAGGGTTTCCTGTCGCGCGAGCGCATCGCGATGATGCGTCCCGGCAGCATCCTGATCAATACCGCGCGCGGCGCCGTCGTCGACGAAGATGCAATGCTCGAGGCGCTGCGCTCGGGGCACATCGCCCATGCCGGCCTCGACGTTTTCACCATCGAGCCGCTGCCGGCCGGTCATCCCCTGACCAAGCTGCCGAATGTGACGCTGTCGGCGCATTCGGCGTTCCGCACTCCGGAGGCGAGCGACAATCTCATCGGCGCTGCGCTCGACCATTGCCGCCGCATCATCGCGAGTGGCCGTTAG